Below is a genomic region from Nitrospira sp..
CCTCCGGCGGATTTCTGCGTCACGGTTTGAGGGAGAGAGATCGCGCAAGGAGGCCCGGGTGACCTTCGCGACGGCTTTGGTCGCAGTCGCCTGATAGGGAAGCTCCCCAACTGAGGCAAACCCCATCCTCAATATGTCATGCCGCTGTACAAGCTCCTGGATGCTGGCATCGAAGGCAGTAAGATCTAACTGTCCGGACAGCCTCATCCCGATGGAAATGTGATTCAACGCGCTGCCAGGCTGTACTTGCTCCAAAAACCATAACCGCTCTTGACTGCAGGAAAGCGGAGACCGACCCACTTCCCCGTCCTCTGCCTGGAGGCCTCTCCCCTCAGATTCCGGCCCGCCGGCCTGGCCACGCGAGCTCCGCTCTGGCCCGAAAGCGGCCTCCGAGAGAGCCGTCTGAAGATAGGCCGCGAGATCCCGCACAGTCCCCTGGCCAAATAACTGGCCGAATGAAAGTTCAACCCCACACTCCTGTTCAAGTCGATTCTTGACCAGGCTGGTACCGAGGGAATCCAACCCGATATTGACCAAGGGCATTCCCGCTTCAATTTTGGAGACGGGGAGCCCTGACTGTTCTGCGAATACACGCTGGACATAACTTTCAAGCCCTTCGCCGCGCTTCAACAGGTCGTGAACCTTTCGAGAGCCTTCAGCGATCGACCCCGAACTAGTCACGGCCTCTTCAGCCGGGAGCATCTGTGTGGAAAGCACGGCCAGCGACTGTTCCAGATATGCCTTTCGACAGGCTTGCCGTTGCACTTTTCCGCTTGAAGTCTTTGGAATCGCCCCATGCCGCGCCAGGACAACCCCCCACACCGGCACTTCAAACCGTTCCGCCAGAGTGACGCGAACGGCCGTCGCCACCTCTTCGGCCCGCAGCTCCTGTTGGCGATCGACTTCAAGCACCATAATCAAGCGCTCGACCTCGTCCACTTCGACTGAGAAAGCCACGCATCCACCGCTCCGTGCCATGGGGTGGCAGACTTCAACGGCTGCTTCCAAGTCTTGAGGATAGATATTCCTCCCGTTCAGGATGATCAGATCTTTGAGACGACCGGTAATGACGACCTGCCCCTCACTGAAGAACCCCAAGTCTCCCGTACGGAGAAAATGCTCCTCAGGCCGACCGGAAACCTGAGCGTTGAATGCCTCGATGGTCGCCTCAGCCCTCCGCCAATACCCTAAGGCCACGCTAGGACTGGACACCCAGATCTCTCCGACTTGGCCGGCGGCACATTCGAGTCCACTACCCGGTTCGACGATGATGACCTGCGAACCTGGAAGCGGACGACCACACCCCACAAGCTCGCGTACGCCCACATCATCCGGCCTTCGGACTTCGACCCGATGTGATTCAAGCGCAGCCGAATCCACCGTGATCATATGGGGTGCTTCAGCCCGCGCGGTGCTGGACACCACCAGGGTGGCCTCAGCCAACCCATATGCCGGCATGAATGCATTCCCCTTGAATCCGTGGGGGGCAAACACTTGGGTGAACGTATTGATGGTCCGGTGATGAATAGGCTCGGCTCCACAACTGGCCACCGCCCAGCGCGCAAGATCACCGGACCAGCCCGGCTGTTTTTGAAAGGCCTTTACACAAGCATCGTAGGCAAAGCTCGGAGCGCCGCTATGCGTAATACCCCACCGGTCGATGGCTTCAAGCCAGCGGAGTGGCCGCCGAAGAAATGTAAGCGGTGATAAGAGGAACGCCGGAATGCCCCCATATAAGGGTGCAAGAATCCCGTGCACCAATCCATAGTCGTGAAAATACGGGAGCCAGCACAACGAGCGGCTCTCCGCATTGACTCCTGCTGTCTGATGAATGGCTTCACATTGAGCCAGGACGTTGCGGTGACTGACCATCACACCACGTGGTGTCGCCGTTGAACCTGACGTATATTGCAAATAGGCTAGATCCGAAATCGGCGAACGGCGTTCCAGGCTCGGCCACCCCTCACCCGTTGGTTGATCAGTGGCGAGCCATTGGACCTGGCGATCCGGGGCCACGAGGGATTGCTCCGCACACAGGGTCTGGATGCCAGTCGTCGTCAGAACGAGCGCGGCTTGCGCATCATCCAGGATGGCCTGTAGGCGCGAGAGGCTGTGCTTGCGCCTGATGGGATCCGGCGCGGGAGCTGGAACGGGAACGAGGCCAGCTTGGATACAAGCCCAGAAGGCCACGACCACTTCGAGCCCAGGGGGATAAATGAGGAGCGCGCGAGTACCCGGCTCAGCGCGCGCCCCTAGAGCCATTGCAAGCACGTTCACTTCACCTGCAAGTTCAGCCCAGGTAAGTTGACGGTCTATCGCAACAGTATCTTTGAGATAGGCATAGGCCAACCCGCCGCCGGCCTGCTCACAGCGGTAGGCAAATAATTCGACCAGGGTGCGGATTGAACTAGGTACTGATTCGCTCATGCAGGCAAATAGAACAGCAGGAAACAATGAATCCGAATGACCCAATGTATAGGAAAATCCTATGCTGGATCAGAAGAATTTTCTACCGCTACGGAAGGATAGTACGGACCGCTGCATTCCAGAAGAGATTTCCTGTTCTGCGCACAAAACAGGCCCATGATACTTCACGCAACGTCATGATTCAGTGGAACAATTCATCCTACTTGGAGATTCCCAAGGCACCGTGATTCTTACCCCGATGATTTCGTGGTTAGATCGTCCACGATGAGAGAAAACTCATTGAAATATCATGCCTCTCACTGTAAGCTCCCCCCATAGCTTGATCGGTCAGGGGCGCGCGTCTTTCGGTGCCTCCCAATTCAGCAAGTTGCCAGGAGAGGTGCCAGAGTGGCCGAATGGACTCGCCTCGAAAGCGGGCGTCCTCGCAAGGGGACCGTGGGTTCAAATCCCACCCTCTCCGCCAAACCGCACTTCGTGCGACCCGCCCGCTCTGTATCGTCTTATCGCTATTGACGCGGGCGGATAAACACCTTCATATTTTTTTCACCTTCTCTCCCAAGACCCGCCGCAATTCGACCATCGCGAGCGTGTCGCGCTTGCAGTAGGCTAACAGTGCTTCCTGAATCCTGGCCCGCTCGATCCAGTCGCTCTCGACAAACACCATCTTGTAGTACTCCGATGCCGCCTGCCCGCCTTCACGAATGTTGAGATCGTCATAGTGCAACGAAGGCACCAGTGCCGGCAGCACCTCCTTCAGCGAGTACGATCCGCCGAACTCCGGATGGTAGTAATGCTCTTTGACAATCGGGTGGAGATCCCAAATCCGTTTCACCAACGCCTTGAGCGCCGTTCGTAGTTCAGGGAGAAACTCCGCCAGTTGCTCGATCACAGATTTCTCATACGGGGAATAGACACAAATACTCCCCTTGCCTCCCAGGGAATCCAGAAGGGATTCGGCCAATGACTTCCGGGGATCAGTCCCTTCTGTGTGGAGGAATTCGTGATGCACGAGTTCGCCGGAAGCCTGCTCGATATGATTCGACCATTGCACCGGCAGCGCTTGATAGGGGCGCGTGCCGGCAAAGCGAGGCACGGCCAGCATGACGGTCTCAAAATCCAGGTGATGGACGGGAAACCGCACGGTCTTGAGCGCGGCTTCCAGCTTCTCGGACACCCACTCCACGTTGTCTTTGACCTTGCGCTGGACGGCAGAAAGCTTCGTGCCATCCGGAATCTCATCAATGGTCACGATGCCCCGCTCGGCAAGTTGGCTGGTGATCTGCTTGGCGCCAGGCAGGTGAAAGATCCACCGCGCAGGCTTCTGACTCGTGCAATGAGCCCAGAAGGGACATTCATAGGGCGAAAAACAATGGCGATCCGGATCAACCACGGGGGCGGCCGGTGACAGTAACATGGTCTTCATCGCGGCTATCCGGTCCGGCACAGTCACTTGCCGCTCCAAGACAATTGAGGAGAGTTCATCGATCGCGAACAGCTCGTTCAACTCGACCTCGCCGCCGGCATAGGTATAGGCGGTATTGATGCGCATGAGATGACAGCTGACGATGTTGAGGCCTGCCCCCACGAGCACGTGGCGCTGCAGCGCCAGATCGTCCAGGTGCACATCCTTCACCTTGGTGGATGACTTGACCTCGATCAAGCGCCACCCCGCCAAAGCTCCGTCTTCGCCTCGCACCCGCTCCAGAATATCCACACGAACGAGGACGCCATCGGCCATGATCGCTGCTTCATAAATCGCCGGGACAGACTCATCCGCCATCAGCGCGTTTGTTTGGGTAAGCGCCGCCTCGGTCTGTCGATACCCGGCTGTTACGAGACGGCCGCCGGGGAACCGGCGGCGCGCCAGCTCACCGACCTCCGTCCCCATATCCAGGATCGCCTGCGTCCCCGCGTCAGGCGGAGTCGCAAGATAGGGCTGATGGATATCGAGATACAGGCGCTTATGACATTGGAGGCCTGAGATATATTTGGATTTCGATAAACGCGGCGTTTTCTGCACGCCGTCTTGCGGAAGATCTGTGGCTTGTTCAGTCATCGTGTGACCCTAACGAACGATGACGTATTTGTCTAGCTGGACATCGCCTCAGTTCTGTAGGATAGGCGCCCATGGGTTTCCGCATCGCCGACATCCGCAAATCTGTGCTCACCCTGGCCCTGCCGGTCACTGTCAGCAGCCTTCTTCAACGAACCGAAGGAATCGTCGCGGTCTTTCTGGTAGGGGGACTCGGTGCGACTCCCATTGCCGCCGTCGGCTTGGGGCAACTCCTGGCGTTCATCGCCACGACGCTGGTCTCGGGCCTCTCGGTAGGCTCCAACGTGATCATTGCCCAGCTGTGGGGAGCCAAACGACATCGGGACGCCGGAGAAGCGGCCCGCCACTTTCTCGGAATTTCCATTGCAGTCTCACTCGCGCTGGCGGCACTGGGGATGACGCTGAACCGGTTCGCGATGGAGGGGTTGGGAGCTGAATCCGGCGTCATTGCGCTGGCGATCCCCTACTCCACGATCATCTTTCTGGTGATCCCCTTCACCGTGCTGCTTCAGGTATTGTCCTCAATCCTACAGGGCACCGGCGACACTCGCACGCCAATGTATGCCATGATCCTGGTCAATCTGCTGCACATCGGCATCGCCTACCCCCTCGTCTACGGATACTGGGGCCTGCCCGCACTCGGCGTCAAAGGAGCCGCGATTGCCGTGGGAATCGCCGAAGCCATCGGCGTCGCCTTCCTCTGGTGGCGCAGTCGCCCTGTTTTGAAATCGTCCGCACACCTCCGACTCGATCTCATTCGAACCATGTGGCATGTCGGCGCGCCGGTTTCTGGCGAGCGGATCGTGCAGCAAGCGGGCATCCTCATCTATACGAAACTCGTGCTGCTGTACGGCACCGTGTCCTATGCCGCCCATCAGGTGGGCCTCTCGATCGAGTCGCTGTCGTTTTTGCCGGGCTATGGATTTGCCATCGCCGCCGCTACCATGGTCGGCCAGAGCATCGGAGCCGGGAAATACACCAGAGCGAAGCTGGAAAACTGGGAAGCCAATCGCCTGGCCATCGTCATCATGGCCAGCATGGGCGTCGTATTCTTCTTCTTTCCCTATCTGCTCCTGCGCGCCTTCACCACCGACGAAGCAGTCATCGAACTCGGTACGGTGTTCCTGAAGATCGTCGCCCTTCTACAGATCCCCCTCGCGCTCACGATGGTCATCGCCGGGTCGCTGCGCGGCGCCGGAGACACCCGGTTCATCATGGGCGCGACGATGGTGGGCATGTGGGGCGTACGTGTCCCGATGGCATTGATCGTTGCCCTCTGGCTCCATCTCTCGGTGTTCTATGTCTGGCTGGCGATGATCGCGGACTGGACCGTGAGAATGGCGTTGCTGCTCTGGCGTTACCGATCGGAACGGTGGAAAGCGATTCGGGTCATCAAGACAACGCGGATAGCATGAGCTGACACCCTCTCAGATTCCCCGCTCTAGCATTTCGTTCGCTCTTCAGCCGGAGGTCTCGTATCCTTTCCGCTGCCCACTCGCACTTCGATCCGACCCACGCCTTTCACATTGGCGCAGAGATCGCCGAGCCCCGGTGTAATCAGACGATAGGGCCCGCCCTTTCCATCGGGCAATGGCTCGCCGTTGAGCTCGTAAAGCAGGACGCCAAAATCTTTGGCCTGTTGGAGCGTGAGCGTAGCCGCATACTTTCCGTCAATTGAATGAAACGTCACATGATCGGCATCAATCGCCAGTGCCGGCACATCGAGCAGGCCCTTCACCTTGATCGCCTTCCCTGTCATACCCGGCATGACGGTGCTGACGTCTGCCACATGATGCTCCACCGGAAGTTGCCGGAGGGCCGCATAATCAAGTGAGACTGGCTGCACCACCGCCCCGTCGATTCGCACGACTCCAGAACCCTTCTGGCCCTGCTCAGTAATCGTCTTGATCATCGCCGTCATCGCCTCGTTCACGGGAGTCGGAATGCCCAACTCTCGCCCTTTCTGCACAATGTACCCGTTCAAATAGGCGATCTCGGTCTGCCGTCCCGCTTTCCAATCGTCGTACATCGACGTGTGAATATCCCGGATCTCCTGCGTAGCTTTGACGACCCGCTCCGCCATATCCGCCGGCAACGGCACCTTGACCGCCGCTGAGACCGCGGCGACTTCATCGACGATCTGATGGATCACCCGCAGCATTTCCGGATGATCCAAAGCCTTGGCCACCTTGTCGTCGATCAGCACCGTGATCGGATTGAAGACGCAGTTCCAGCACATCTTCTCCCACTTGCTCCGGCGGATATCTTTCGAGAGATGACAGGGAATACCGGCAGCCGTGAAAAGCTCCTTGATCTTGAGCACGCGCTCGCTCTCATGCCCCATCAATTCGCCGATCGCCACCGCGCCCTTTTTATAGTGATCGATCACCCCGGGCGCGGCAATTTTCGAATAGATGAAGGCCACGCCGCCGACGACGCAGTCACGCGAGGTGCGTGCGATGATCCGGTCTTCGGTATCGATGCCGTTCTGCAAGGTCAGGATGACGGTCTTCTCCGTCAGCACCGGTTCGATCTGCGCCATGACCTCATCAAGGTCGAACGCCTTCACACCGAGAATAACCAAGTCAGGCTGGGGCAATCCCCTGGGATCCGCCGCGGCCTGCGGATGGACCGTGAACGTCCCGCTCGCACTGCGGATCGTCAACCCGCTCTGCTTCACCGCTGCCAAGGTCTTCGGCCTGAGGAGAAACGACACGTGAGGATTATTCTTGGCGAGATGCGCGCCGAAAAATCCGCCCACTGACCCGGCACCGACCACTAGAATGTTCTTCATGTTCACTCCCTTATTTACGGAGAGCGTACTATAGCAGGCGACCGAACTAGGATAAAATAGTCCGCATGAGTTCCACCCCGCTGCATGAGGCGCAATCCCGCCTCGCATCCGCACAAACCATCACGATCTTGACCGGGGCAGGTGTCTCCGCCGACAGTGGCGTGCCGACATTTCGCGGGATCGACGGACTATGGCGCAATTTTCGAGCGGAAGAACTAGCGACACCGGACGCGTTTGAGCGAGACCCCAGGCTGGTATGGGAATGGTACAACTGGCGACGGGAATTGATTGCCACGAAACGACCCAACGACGCTCACGTCGCCATCGCATCATTGGAATCGCGCCACCTCGATTTCTGGCTCATCACTCAAAATGTAGATGGCCTCCACAGGCTGGCCGGATCTACCCAGCTCTCGGAAATTCACGGCAACATCTGGATGGTCCGTTGCACGGGATGTGGTGCGGTGACAGAGAATCACCAGGTACCGCTACCGCTCCTGCCCCATTGTGGACCGTGCGGAGGGCTCTTGCGTCCTCACATCGTCTGGTTTGGTGAATCCTTACATGAGGACGATCTTGCCCGCTGCGCACAACACCTACAGGCCTGTGAGGTGCTGCTCGTAATCGGCACTTCCGGCGTGGTCTATCCGGCAGCCGGGTTTGCCTCGATTGCAAAGGACGCCGGAGCCACGGTCATTGAAGTGAATCTCGACCAGACTCCCCAATCAGACCTTGTAGATATTTCCTTGCGCGGCCGCGCGAAGGAGCTCGTCCCGCTTTTACTACAGGCGGGCAAGTAGCGGTTGAAGTTGCTCAAGAGACCGAATGCGATGAATCCCCGGTGCGATTTCGGCCTCTGACCGGTCGATGAGTACGCTCGTGAGCCCGGCTTTCGTCGCGCCTTCCACGTCTTCCTTCAGACTGTCCCCGACATGGACTGCATCTTCAGGA
It encodes:
- a CDS encoding DUF2779 domain-containing protein; translated protein: MTEQATDLPQDGVQKTPRLSKSKYISGLQCHKRLYLDIHQPYLATPPDAGTQAILDMGTEVGELARRRFPGGRLVTAGYRQTEAALTQTNALMADESVPAIYEAAIMADGVLVRVDILERVRGEDGALAGWRLIEVKSSTKVKDVHLDDLALQRHVLVGAGLNIVSCHLMRINTAYTYAGGEVELNELFAIDELSSIVLERQVTVPDRIAAMKTMLLSPAAPVVDPDRHCFSPYECPFWAHCTSQKPARWIFHLPGAKQITSQLAERGIVTIDEIPDGTKLSAVQRKVKDNVEWVSEKLEAALKTVRFPVHHLDFETVMLAVPRFAGTRPYQALPVQWSNHIEQASGELVHHEFLHTEGTDPRKSLAESLLDSLGGKGSICVYSPYEKSVIEQLAEFLPELRTALKALVKRIWDLHPIVKEHYYHPEFGGSYSLKEVLPALVPSLHYDDLNIREGGQAASEYYKMVFVESDWIERARIQEALLAYCKRDTLAMVELRRVLGEKVKKI
- a CDS encoding 2-dehydropantoate 2-reductase, encoding MKNILVVGAGSVGGFFGAHLAKNNPHVSFLLRPKTLAAVKQSGLTIRSASGTFTVHPQAAADPRGLPQPDLVILGVKAFDLDEVMAQIEPVLTEKTVILTLQNGIDTEDRIIARTSRDCVVGGVAFIYSKIAAPGVIDHYKKGAVAIGELMGHESERVLKIKELFTAAGIPCHLSKDIRRSKWEKMCWNCVFNPITVLIDDKVAKALDHPEMLRVIHQIVDEVAAVSAAVKVPLPADMAERVVKATQEIRDIHTSMYDDWKAGRQTEIAYLNGYIVQKGRELGIPTPVNEAMTAMIKTITEQGQKGSGVVRIDGAVVQPVSLDYAALRQLPVEHHVADVSTVMPGMTGKAIKVKGLLDVPALAIDADHVTFHSIDGKYAATLTLQQAKDFGVLLYELNGEPLPDGKGGPYRLITPGLGDLCANVKGVGRIEVRVGSGKDTRPPAEERTKC
- a CDS encoding MATE family efflux transporter, translating into MGFRIADIRKSVLTLALPVTVSSLLQRTEGIVAVFLVGGLGATPIAAVGLGQLLAFIATTLVSGLSVGSNVIIAQLWGAKRHRDAGEAARHFLGISIAVSLALAALGMTLNRFAMEGLGAESGVIALAIPYSTIIFLVIPFTVLLQVLSSILQGTGDTRTPMYAMILVNLLHIGIAYPLVYGYWGLPALGVKGAAIAVGIAEAIGVAFLWWRSRPVLKSSAHLRLDLIRTMWHVGAPVSGERIVQQAGILIYTKLVLLYGTVSYAAHQVGLSIESLSFLPGYGFAIAAATMVGQSIGAGKYTRAKLENWEANRLAIVIMASMGVVFFFFPYLLLRAFTTDEAVIELGTVFLKIVALLQIPLALTMVIAGSLRGAGDTRFIMGATMVGMWGVRVPMALIVALWLHLSVFYVWLAMIADWTVRMALLLWRYRSERWKAIRVIKTTRIA
- a CDS encoding NAD-dependent deacylase, producing MSSTPLHEAQSRLASAQTITILTGAGVSADSGVPTFRGIDGLWRNFRAEELATPDAFERDPRLVWEWYNWRRELIATKRPNDAHVAIASLESRHLDFWLITQNVDGLHRLAGSTQLSEIHGNIWMVRCTGCGAVTENHQVPLPLLPHCGPCGGLLRPHIVWFGESLHEDDLARCAQHLQACEVLLVIGTSGVVYPAAGFASIAKDAGATVIEVNLDQTPQSDLVDISLRGRAKELVPLLLQAGK